TGATTCTACTTTTTGGcccttgtaaataatgctgctatggacacTTGTTTACAAGTTTTTTGCcaacatgctttcatttctcttagatatatacctagaagGGGAATTGAGGTCCACATGGTCACTctgtttttaacactttgaggaactgCTAAATTGCCAAGGTAGATGCATCATTTTCTATTCCAACTAGCAATAACCAACATTCCACTTTCTGTAAGTCCTTAccttttattatactttttgttATAACTCTACTTATTTTTTTGAACATTAACTGTTTTTGACATCTATTTCTCTTCTgatcagtgtttgtttttttcttctcattatgggttttcttttcctttttttttttttttgtgcaaactttatagtttttaattgGAGGCAGACACTGTAAATTGTACCTTAATGGCTGCtggacatttttctgtttctataaatattattGTGCTTTGGTCTGTCACATATTTAGTTAATTTGCTCACAGTCTGACCCACTTGGGTCTTGCTTTTGAGATGCCACATCGCATTAGAGGGGTGATCAGTCTAAGGTCACTGCTCCCCACCAGGAAGGCACACAGGTGGGTGCTCTAGCCGCCGCCCCCAGCTGGTGCAGTCATGGTTCCCCTCTCCGCATCTTCCTGGCTCCCTAAGCCCTTTAGGGGCAGCCTCCTGGGGCCCAGAGCAGGTAGGCGGAGCCTGGGAGGTGGATTGAGGGGACCCAGCTGGTCCCCCGCAGGTGGGCAGCCCCCGGCAGGTGGGGGAACCCCGGCAGGTGGGGGAACGCCAGCAGGTGGGCGGACCCCGGCAGGTGGGCGGACCCCGGCAGGTGGGGGAAGGCCAGCAGGTGGGCGGACCCCGGCAGGTGGGCGGACCGCGGCAGGTGGGGGAACCCCGGCAGGTGGGCGGACCCCGGCAGGTGGGGGAACCCCGGCAGGTGGGGGAACGCCAGCAGGTGGGCGGACCCCGGCAGGTGGGGGAAGGCCAGCAGGTGGGCGGACCCCGGCAGGTGGGGGAACCCCGGCAGGTGGGGGAACGCCAGCAGGTGGGCGGACCCCGGCAGGTGGGGGAACGCCAGCAGGTGGGCGGACCCCGGCAGGTGGGGGAACCCCGGCAGGTGGGGGAACCCCGGCAGGTGGGGGAACGCCAGCAGGTGGGCGGACCCCGGCAGGTGGGGGAACCCCGGCAGGTGGGGGAAGGCCAGCAGGTGGGCGGACCGCGGCAGGTGGGAACCCCGGCAGGTGGGGCGACCCCGGCAGGTGGGGCGGACCCCGGCAGGTTGGGGAAGGCCAGCAGGTGGGGCGGACCCCGGCAGGTGGGGGAACCCCGGCAGGTGGGGGAACGCCAGCAGGTGGGCGGACCCCGGCAGGTGGGGGAAGGCCAGCAGGTGGGCGGACCCCGGCAGGTGGGGGAAGGCCAGCAGGTGGGCGGACCCCGGCAGGTGGGCGGAGGGGCGCACCCCAGTTCCCGCTGCCGGGGCCAGAGGACTTGCCCGGACAGGTCGGCAGGCCCCGCCCGGGCATCACCGGCCCCCTGCGTCCGCCTGTTCTTCCCCAGCGATGCCGAGCGTCTGGAGAGGCACAGCACTGTGCTGCCTCTACCGcaacataattttttaagtaagttctgcCCAGAGACTCCCCAGAAACCCGCACTCGGGGACTAGTTCTCTGGATCCCGCGAAGTCGGAACAGACCTCGctccgcagccccggccccgcccccacacccgcccctcggccccgcccccacacccgcccctcggccccgcccccacacccgcccctcggccccgcccccgcccctcggccTCGCCCCGCCCCAGCTCCGGCACCGCCTAAGGCTGCGCGCATGCGCAGAACGCCCGCTCGCCGGCCACGCCCCGCCACGACCCCGCTGGCGCCAAACATCCGGCGGGCCGACCGTTCGTCCGCGCTGGCCAATCAGAGTGCACTCTGGCCCTTAGATCCCGCCCCACCGCGCGCGCAGCCAATCGCCGGTCCCGGCGCGCAGCGGCGGTGAATTCAAAGGGCGGTAGGGGCGGCGGGCGGAAGAGCCGAGGCTCCCGCGGCGGGGatggcggaggcggaggcggaggtcGGCGCGCGCGCCCAAGCGCTCGAGTAAGCCGGGGGACGGCGGGGAGggccgggggggaggggctgctccCGGCCCGGGGTCCCCGCGCGCCGCCTGCCTCGGCCACGCAGGACGCGTCTGCCGGGGTCGCTCAGCCTCCGAGGCCGCTGCGCGCGCACACGGGCCCCGCTGGGCCCCCGGGTCTGGGCGCCGAGGTGTCAGGGGGAGGGGGACAAGGTGCCCGCGCCAGCCCAGCGCGGCCCCTCCCTTCCCGGCCCCGAGTCTCCCTGACTGACTCCGGAGAGGGCAGTCCCCCCCCGCACCCGGCCCCAGCTCTGCCCGCCGTGCTCAGGCCGCGGTCCTCTGTCCGCCCTGTGCCTGTGCCCTCCCACCCCGcggcctgcagctcagggcagcTCCGCGCAGGGAGAGCCGTTGGGGCCTGTCCGGCGCCCCTGAGTCTGCAGCACCCGCCCCCTGCCCCATCTCTTGCCCTCAGGGCCCTGGCCGCGCTGGGGGACATCCTGGAGCCCGTGGGCCGGCAAGAGGAGGTAGAGCTGCCAGCCCAGATCCTGGCGGAGTTCGTGATGGTAAGTGCAGCATGAGAAGCTAGGGACCGccgcccccagggccccgggggcagCGCCCACTCCGCCTGTGCTGTCCCCTGCCCACTCCCCGAACAGGACTCCCGGAAGAAGGACAAGCTGCTCTGCAGTCAGCTTCAGGTAGTAGACTTCCTGCAGAACTTCCTGGCTCAGGAAGACATCGTCCAGGGACTAGACCCCTTGGCTTCTGAAGACACCAGCCGTGAgtaggcaggggcgggggggggggggggggggcctgggatGGGAAAGGAGCAGACGCCCTGTCAGGTCAGCTCCTTGGTTGATGGGAAGACCCAGGCCCCGGTGTTGCCGACGGGCAGGCCAGTCTCCCTTGTGTTCTCATCCGTGGTGGCTCCTCCCAGGGCAGAAGGCACTTGCAGTCAAGGAGCAATGGAAAGAGCTGAAGGCCACTTACCAGGAACACGTGGAAGCCATCACAGGTGCCCTGACCCAGGCCCTGGCCAAGACGGAGGAGGCGCAGAGCAAGCGGGTGCAGCTCCAGGAAGCCCTGGAACAGCTCCAGGCCAAGGTGCAGCCAGGctgaaggatggagggagagggcaggtgtGCTGGGTGGGACCCACCAACCACCTCCCAGAATCCAGCTAGGA
This genomic interval from Vulpes lagopus strain Blue_001 chromosome 14, ASM1834538v1, whole genome shotgun sequence contains the following:
- the ZWINT gene encoding ZW10 interactor isoform X5, which gives rise to MAEAEAEVGARAQALEALAALGDILEPVGRQEEVELPAQILAEFVMDSRKKDKLLCSQLQVVDFLQNFLAQEDIVQGLDPLASEDTSRQKALAVKEQWKELKATYQEHVEAITGALTQALAKTEEAQSKRVQLQEALEQLQAKKQVAMERARTAQKQWQLQQEKRLQHLAEASAEVRQRQRGAQQELERLRQELGALQQQAGQKRDRLQRHQTFLQLLHILQGEPLLPGAETERPRELGVPEAKPQEQNTGDAVGKDGSVPSQIPD
- the ZWINT gene encoding ZW10 interactor isoform X4, with the protein product MAEAEAEVGARAQALEALAALGDILEPVGRQEEVELPAQILAEFVMDSRKKDKLLCSQLQVVDFLQNFLAQEDIVQGLDPLASEDTSRQKALAVKEQWKELKATYQEHVEAITGALTQALAKTEEAQSKRVQLQEALEQLQAKKQVAMERARTAQKQWQLQQEKRLQHLAEASAEVRQRQRGAQQELERLRQELGALQQQAGQKRDRLQRHQTFLQLLHILQGEPLLPGAETERPRELGVPEAKPQEQNTGDAVGKDGSVPSQVSLSSQKCG